A region from the Deltaproteobacteria bacterium genome encodes:
- a CDS encoding sulfotransferase, whose amino-acid sequence MTPAVARRLVRLTPERLLAAARRRTGLDDFGDPAFREPLERLLASIEAEARLTLIGRIAARHDLSGMLVNRLRIEHDRRQHPEIGDE is encoded by the coding sequence ATGACGCCGGCCGTCGCCCGGCGCCTGGTTCGGCTCACCCCGGAGCGCCTGCTCGCGGCCGCGCGCCGGCGTACCGGCCTCGACGACTTCGGCGATCCGGCCTTCCGCGAGCCGCTCGAGCGTCTCCTCGCCTCGATCGAGGCCGAGGCGCGCCTGACTCTCATCGGCCGCATCGCCGCGCGCCACGATCTGAGCGGCATGCTCGTGAACCGGCTCCGCATCGAGCACGATCGGCGGCAGCACCCCGAGATCGGCGACGAGGA